In Kogia breviceps isolate mKogBre1 chromosome 7, mKogBre1 haplotype 1, whole genome shotgun sequence, a single window of DNA contains:
- the OR2D2 gene encoding LOW QUALITY PROTEIN: olfactory receptor 2D2 (The sequence of the model RefSeq protein was modified relative to this genomic sequence to represent the inferred CDS: inserted 1 base in 1 codon; substituted 2 bases at 2 genomic stop codons), which translates to MRQTNQTQVTEFLLLGLSDDHHTQQLLFILFLGVYLVTVLGNLLLMFLVXVDSQLHTPMYFFICNLSLTDLCCSTNIIPQALXALLSRKKVISFTHCAAQLLLFFIFGCTQCAHLVVMSYDWYVAICNTLHYPSIMTWKVCVKLAVGSWTSGILVSVVDSTFTLSLPYRGSNNIAHFFGEAPALLILASTDTRTSEMAIFFMGIVILLIPVSLILVSYGHIIVTVVRLKSAAGRLKPFSTCGSHLMGAIFFYGSAIVTYMTPKASKEQEKLSSVFYAVVTPMLNPLIYSLRNKDVKGTLXKVATRNFPCRLGIFH; encoded by the exons ATGAGACAGACAAATCAGACACAGGTGACAGAattcctccttctgggactctctGATGACCACCACACCCAGCAGCTGCTTTTCATCTTATTCCTGGGTGTCTACCTGGTCACTGTGCTTGGAAATCTACTTCTCATGTTCCTCGTTTAGGTTGACTCCCAGCTTCACACACCCATGTATTTTTTTATCTGCAATTTATCTCTTACTGACCTCTGTTGCTCTACCAACATCATTCCTCAGGCCC GAGCCCTGCTATCCAGAAAGAAAGTGATTTCATTCACACATTGTGCAGCTCAGCTTCTACTCTTCTTCATTTTTGGGTGTACACAGTGTGCCCATTTGGTGGTGATGTCCTATGATTGGTATGTGGCTATCTGCAACACTTTGCATTACCCTAGCATCATGACTTGGAAGGTGTGTGTCAAGCTGGCTGTAGGATCATGGACCAGTGGCATTCTGGTGTCTGTGGTGGACAGCACCTTCACACTAAGTCTACCCTACCGAGGCAGCAATAATATTGCTCATTTCTTTGGTGAGGCCCCTGCACTGTTGATCCTGGCATCCACAGACACCCGCACTTCAGAGATGGCCATTTTCTTCATGGGGATTGTGATTCTCCTCATACCTGTTTCTCTAATTCTGGTATCCTATGGCCACATCATAGTGACTGTGGTCAGGTTGAAGTCAGCTGCGGGGAGGCTTAAGCCATTCTCTACCTGTGGCTCCCACCTCATGGGGGCCATCTTTTTTTATGGGTCAGCCATTGTCACTTACATGACACCAAAGGCTTCCAAAGAACAGGAAAAGCTGTCTTCTGTGTTCTatgcagtggtgacccccatgcTTAATCCCCTCATCTACAGTCTGAGGAACAAGGATGTGAAGGGAACTCTGTGAAAAGTAGCCACAAGGAATTTCCCTTGCAGACTTGGAATTTTCCACTGA
- the OR10A4 gene encoding LOW QUALITY PROTEIN: olfactory receptor 10A4 (The sequence of the model RefSeq protein was modified relative to this genomic sequence to represent the inferred CDS: deleted 2 bases in 1 codon; substituted 1 base at 1 genomic stop codon), whose protein sequence is MPNEILGRRITWGNWTIVNEFVLVGFSALSSELQALLFLLFLIINLVTLMANVLIILVTTEDSALQSPMYFFLRNLSFLEIGFNLVFMPKVLGTLILQDTTISFLGCTTQIYFFFFFGAAECCLLATMTYDCYVAICDPLHYPIIMGHRACAQLAAASXFSGFPVATVQTTWIFSFPFCGPNKVNHFFCDNRPVIAQGCANTSLFELEALTATVLFIFFPFLLILGSYVCILSTIFRMPSAKGKCKGFSTCSSHFLVVFLFYSTAILTYFRPQSSTSPVSKKLLSLSYRVVTPMLNPIICS, encoded by the exons ATGCCCAATGAAATCCTGGGCAGAAGAATAACATGGGGAAACTGGACAATTGTCAATGAGTTTGTTCTTGTGGGCTTCTCAGCCCTGTCCTCTGAGCTACAAGCTctgttgtttctcctttttctgatCATTAACCTGGTTACCCTAATGGCAAATGTCCTCATAATCCTGGTCACTACAGAGGACTCTGCCCTCCAAAGTCCTATGTACTTCTTCCTCAGGAACTTGTCTTTCCTGGAGATAGGTTTCAACTTGGTTTTTATGCCCAAGGTGCTGGGGACCCTGATCCTCCAAGACACAACCATCTCCTTCCTTGGCTGTACTACCCAGAtatacttcttcttcttctttggagCTGCTGAGTGTTGCCTCCTGGCCACAATGACATATGACTGCTATGTGGCCATTTGTGACCCTTTGCACTACCCAATCATCATGGGTCACAGGGCCTGTGCTCAGCTGGCAGCTGCCTCCTAGTTCTCAGGATTTCCAGTGGCTACTGTGCAAACCACATGGATTTTTAGCTTCCCTTTTTGTGGTCCCAACAAAGTGAACCATTTTTTCTGTGACAACCGCCCTGTCATCGCACAGGGCTGTGCTAAT ACCTCTCTGTTTGAACTGGAGGCTCTGACAGCCACTGTCCTATtcatcttcttccctttcttgttgATCCTGGGGTCCTATGTCTGCATCCTCTCCACTATCTTCAGGATGCCCTCAGCCAAGGGGAAGTGCAAAGGCTTCTCTACCTGTTCCTCCCACTTCCTCGTTGTCTTCCTCTTCTACAGCACTGCCATCCTCACATACTTCAGACCCCAGTCCAGCACCTCTCCTGTGAGCAAGAAGCTGCTGTCACTGTCCTACAGGGTGGTGACTCCCATGTTGAACCCCATCATCTGCAGCTGA